A genomic segment from Drosophila miranda strain MSH22 chromosome 3, D.miranda_PacBio2.1, whole genome shotgun sequence encodes:
- the LOC108159536 gene encoding uncharacterized protein LOC108159536: MIITIIFLLLQLLASLSMGSLNCPTDEAIPPQFHLVRECQRASADDALSLENTSSFEDCANLARELHGLALNYAPGGPTRHRNRFIQSNHGSHGRILRSRLTVFEQPAEFFNCHVLQCPQNSTFGDMVNDSRFDYYSLHGRPTTLRNYSCVPEVGLFLVYTNPSSYLNASLECSNSSEFSGSLAHIASESRTRALSQWLMDFNRKSRPVLEAKPMPKIFLAYVGLAFNRTTSLNAHDFRNAQHESLMCFLYRAWDVGHPALGQQKANESCVALTPQGTWHALSCERELPFICEIFTASPRSWKHEAELDIGPNSVAECRND; this comes from the exons ATGATTATTACTATTATATTTCTGTTGCTACAACTGCTGGCGAGTCTGTCAATGGGATCTCTGAATTGTCCCACTGACGAAGCGATTCCACCGCAGTTTCATTTGGTGCGAGAGTGTCAACGGGCTTCAGCAGATGATGCACTATCTCTAGAAAACACATCTTCCTTCGAGGACTGCGCCAACTTGGCCCGGGAATTGCATGGACTTGCCCTAAACTACGCTCCAGGCGGTCCAACGCGACACAGGAATAGGTTTATTCAGTCGAATCATGGCAGTCATGGCAGAATCTTGCGCAGTCGATTGACGGTATTTGAACAGCCCGCAGAGTTCTTCAACTGCCATGTACTGCAGTGCCCGCAGAATAGCACCTTTGGGGATATGGTTAATGACAGCCGCTTCGACTACTACAGCTTGCATGGCAGACCAACAACTCTGCGGAACTATAGCTGTGTGCCAGAAGTCGGCTTATTTTTGGTGTACACCAATCCCAGCAGTTATCTAAATGCATCCTTGGAGTGTAGCAATTCCAGTGAGTTCTCCGGGAGCCTGGCGCACATTGCCTCCGAATCCCGGACGCGGGCCTTGTCACAATGGCTGATGGACTTCAACAGGAAGTCGCGCCCAGTCCTGGAAGCAAAGCCTATGCCAAAGATTTTTCTGGCGTATGTGGGACTTGCGTTTAATCGCACGACCTCCCTCAACGCTCATGATTTTCGTAATGCTCAGCACGAGAGCTTGATGTGTTTTCTTTACAGGGCATGGGATGTTGGTCATCCAGCTCTTGG GCAGCAGAAGGCCAACGAGAGTTGCGTTGCATTGACGCCGCAGGGCACCTGGCATGCACTCAGCTGCGAACGCGAGCTACCTTTTATTTGCGAAATATTTACTGCGAGTCCAAGGAGCTGGAAGCATGAGGCTGAACTGGATATCGGCCCGAATTCTGTGGCAGAGTGTCGTAATGATTGA
- the LOC117188073 gene encoding putative ATP synthase subunit f, mitochondrial: MAFGDYPAEYNPKVHGPYDPARFYGKADVPFGQVKLGELGSWFGRRNKTPNAMVGAVSRAWWRWQHKYVFPKRAGIAPFFQLTVASMTFFYMINYTKLKHHRNYKYH, from the exons ATGGCTTTCGGTGACTATCCAGCTGAATACAACCCCAAGGTGCATGGTCCCTACGACCCCGCCCGCTTTTATGGCAAAG CTGATGTCCCATTCGGACAGGTGAAATTGGGCGAGTTGGGCTCCTGGTTCGGTCGCCGCAACAAGACCCCCAACGCAATGGTTGGTGCCGTCAGCCGTGCCTGGTGGCGCTGGCAGCATAAGTACGTTTTTCCCAAGCGTGCTGGTATTGCACCCTTCTTCCAGCTGACCGTGGCCAGCATGACGTTCTTCTATATGATCAACTACACCAAATTGAAGCACCACAGGAACTACAAGTACCACTAA
- the LOC108159112 gene encoding uncharacterized protein LOC108159112, producing the protein MKMEDLLTKGSSSPQEEDDEDEKAELKAKVAIASDEGVENAEDAVEECAEKESAGGKKKGTRKKRSLNWEEAERGLLLEVIKSKVAFVENRSVDAKSIKAKRLAWSQITKQFNALNFRHRLLEQIQVQWRSMKNSAKREHQQKHPKSDPLEGMRMIEFMEELQKDPVTARSQTRGVNTNGGTVSTLKKELLDIDEDEDMPLAALPNSTNASEDTLQTSTMAIPSPPPSTAGGDGDSQQESAPSQPPTQRRKRAKPKSTVNKNDSGDMGEDNEKSAPVRKRRQRNLSQAQSIISDENEASTTVAPSTTPQQFSSAATTVPETNSPPAATHDLISSTDMEQKYKHDLFKLLKQARLAEIDYARREHEQKLRLEQMEQEIKMAYYRQEQDLKLRHMREEHDIRLRQQRREHEARLGIYSLKCSGLNGSIQEQMPLPSAKCNAKMDYNNVHMDGDTVKPSTSAEGKLALSAACN; encoded by the exons atgaaaatgGAAGATCTCTTGACGAAGGGTTCGTCGTCGCCGCAGGAGGAAGACGACGAAGATGAGAAGGCGGAGCTGAAGGCAAAAGTCGCAATCGCCTCTGATGAGGGGGTGGAGAACGCTGAGGATGCTGTGGAGGAGTGCGCTGAAAAGGAAAGCGCGGGTGGCAAGAAGAAAGGCACGCGCAAAAAACGCTCCCTCAACTGGGAAGAAGCGGAGAGGGGACTGCTGCTGGAGGTTATCAAATCAAAAGTGGCATTCGTTGAGAACCGTAGTGTGGATGCGAAGAGTATCAAAGCCAAGCGTCTGGCCTGGTCCCAAATCACAAAACA ATTTAATGCGTTGAACTTTCGGCATCGACTGCTCGAGCAAATTCAGGTGCAATGGCGCAGCATGAAGAACTCGGCGAAGCGCGAGCATCAGCAAAAGCATCCCAAGTCCGATCCCCTGGAGGGCATGCGTATGATTGAGTTTATGGAGGAGCTGCAAAAGGATCCGGTAACCGCGCGGAGCCAAACCCGCGGGGTCAACACCAATGGCGGCACCGTAAGCACACTCAAGAAGGAACTACTCGATATTGACGAAGATGAGGATATGCCGCTGGCCGCCTTGCCAAACTCGACGAATGCCAGTGAGGACACGTTGCAGACATCCACCATGGCCATACCATCGCCACCCCCATCCACCGCTGGCGGTGATGGGGACTCGCAGCAAGAGAGCGCTCCTTCACAGCCGCCCACTCAACGTCGCAAACGTGCCAAACCCAAGTCGACGGTTAATAAAAATGATTCCGGGGATATGGGAGAGGACAACGAAAAGTCAGCTCCAGTGCGAAAGCGGCGACAGCGCAAT CTCTCGCAGGCTCAGTCGATAATATCAGATGAAAATGAAGCGTCCACAACCGTTGCGCCTAGCACAACGCCCCAGCAGTTCTCGTCGGCGGCAACGACGGTTCCCGAAACGAATAGCCCGCCAGCCGCCACGCATGACCTCATCAGCAGCACGGATATGGAGCAAAAGTATAAACATGACCTTTTCAAACTGCTGAAACAGGCACGTCTGGCTGAGATAGACTATGCACGCCGCGAGCACGAACAGAAGTTGCGCCTAGAGCAGATGGAGCAGGAAATAAAAATGGCATACTACCGGCAAGAGCAGGACTTGAAGCTTCGACACATGCGGGAAGAGCACGATATAAGGCTCCGGCAGCAGCGACGAGAGCACGAGGCGCGTCTTGGTATTTACAGCCTCAAATGCAGCGGACTAAATGGAAGCATACAGGAACAGATGCCCCTGCCCTCAGCGAAATGCAACGCCAAAATGGACTACAATAATGTCCACATGGACGGTGACACTGTCAAACCATCGACCAGTGCAGAGGGGAAGCTGGCTCTCAGTGCAGCCTGCAATTAG
- the LOC117188072 gene encoding uncharacterized protein LOC117188072, which produces MKNLDGTLDYMENARFNYLYAPEIARLEKETSFKHTELTCVVMIYHKFVLENGERAKFMTLMQLSSLVENVFGVTDQTINANVVSRISFDPDFDHPDFSADRHCNLRSFIKLFDIYFTDDLEKRMVFCFSVYDRTDFNYLDREVVQLYVDKFFEGDDEDEVFELRQDMVELIFLKFDQDKDTFISAEEYYDVVRQQPMLLQFLGPVFPTTRQKDIVAHCANIMSCYAKNEGNYL; this is translated from the exons ATGAAGAACCTTGACGGAACACTTGATTATATGGAAAATGCACGGTTCAATTATTTATACGCGCCTGAAATTGCCCGTTTGGAAAAAGAAACCAGCTTTAAGCACACCGAACTGACATGTGTCGTGATGATATATCACAAATTTGTGTTGGAGAATGGCGAGCGCGCAAAATTCATGACATTAATGCAACTCAGTAGCCTTGTTGAAAACGTCTTTGGAGTTACTGATCAAACGATTAACGCTAACGTTGTCTCACGGATAAGTTTTGATCCGGACTTCGATCATCCAGACTTTTCCGCCGATCGCCACTGCAATTTGCGGTCATTCATTAAGCTCTTTGACATTTATTTTACCGACGATCTAGAAAAACGTATGGTTTTTTGTTTCTCA GTATATGATAGGACTGATTTCAATTATCTGGATCGAGAGGTTGTCCAGCTCTATGTGGATAAATTCTTCGAAGGCGACGACGAGGATGAGGTTTTTGAGTTGCGTCAA GACATGGTGGAATTGATTTTCCTAAAGTTCGACCAGGATAAGGACACTTTCATATCGGCAGAGGAATATTACGATGTAGTGCGCCAGCAGCCCATGCTGTTGCAGTTCCTTGGTCCCGTGTTTCCCACAACTCGTCAAAAGGACATTGTGGCTCATTGTGCCAATATCATGTCCTGCTATGCTAAAAACGAGGGAAATTATTTATGA
- the LOC117188070 gene encoding S-adenosylmethionine sensor upstream of mTORC1-like yields the protein MATEEHQRLANIVKSCHESLRQLTKEHGAQVAWQEHTSPQNAKRLLEYANAMRELAGIWERNDSNMELQARSRIKWAIDYITKYFFTEGIYMQKRQREQRLLKCYTSEQQLGEVTCEFLEEPPDRLRVLDVGSCFNPFANSPHLEVTAIDLCPATNDVLQADFLKVDVSPGLAEPDLCEGSVKSLPANHYECVIFSLLLEYMPSAEQRLLCCRKAYDLLRPEGILVLITPDSQHVGKNAHLMKNWRYSLAKLGLLRVRFEKLPHISCMVFRRAISLDLSRHWASIHREEGMCEAIKIPQDEN from the coding sequence ATGGCCACTGAAGAGCATCAGCGTCTGGCTAACATAGTGAAGAGCTGTCATGAGAGCCTGCGGCAGCTTACGAAGGAGCATGGGGCCCAGGTGGCCTGGCAGGAGCACACAAGCCCACAGAATGCGAAACGTCTGCTGGAGTACGCCAATGCAATGCGGGAACTAGCTGGCATATGGGAAAGAAATGACAGCAACATGGAGCTGCAGGCACGCAGCCGCATCAAGTGGGCCATTGACTACATAACCAAGTACTTCTTCACCGAGGGCATATACatgcaaaagcgccagcggGAACAGAGATTACTAAAATGTTACACcagcgagcagcagctggGTGAAGTGACGTGCGAGTTTTTGGAGGAGCCACCAGACAGGTTGCGGGTACTGGACGTGGGAAGCTGTTTCAATCCCTTTGCCAATTCCCCGCATCTGGAGGTGACGGCAATTGATTTGTGTCCCGCCACCAATGACGTCCTCCAAGCGGATTTCCTGAAAGTTGATGTGTCGCCAGGACTCGCAGAGCCAGATCTTTGCGAGGGCAGTGTGAAGAGTCTGCCTGCCAACCACTACGAGTGTGTTATATTCAGTCTTCTCTTGGAGTACATGCCCAGTGCGGAACAGCGCCTTCTTTGCTGCCGGAAAGCCTACGATCTCCTACGCCCCGAAGGTATACTTGTTCTCATAACGCCCGACTCTCAGCATGTGGGCAAGAACGCGCAcctgatgaagaactggcgCTACTCATTGGCCAAATTGGGCCTCCTCAGGGTACGCTTTGAAAAGTTGCCCCATATCTCCTGCATGGTGTTCCGTAGGGCCATAAGCCTAGACCTTTCTCGCCACTGGGCGAGCATTCATCGAGAGGAGGGCATGTGCGAAGCCATAAAAATACCGCAGGACGAAAATTAG
- the LOC108159106 gene encoding transcription factor grauzone — protein sequence MTACVLCLGSSDASYGLFSDEGTRLNIRETINKHFLFFELPIADNNSEVICRDCWKNVSSFNEFHERVYILHQQRQSDSKSIPIEFCGETEAINPLLAAELDALSEGFFAPSAVKVEVNELEPLTKLEFLEDPVDTDGHKTATKRPSVNSDWPTNPKRRIKNEQALGSDSDGDVPLAEFLNDSNGSSERNGSSKKRQLRRSTRRGRKPMPKLESPERLKKVLASDDDDDNDFVAAEAVLGTEDSASSSSDTSDEDSDNSLPDFEPEERYAEIPKRVVVKPKKYRKRPKPLVPPVRMSREELERRKLQQNEYDEIIIKFFKKLSCEICNLLVQNFADMRRHHRLSHNIESGYVSCCGKKFTIRKTLAEHVMVHQNPDHFMCSQCGKVFQDSRTLEIHEQSHTNPSDNTDPKEKRVYQCEKCPKTFTTKAAIEYHNVSKHVAKSDYKFTCPECNKKIPTERKLKEHLRYMHDPETAIMCDKCGKTLRSQTNLKKHHELEHSDEPRPKPEPVQCEICGTWLRHLSGLKQHMNTVHEPPGGEHRCHICNKTSTNSRALKRHIYHNHLCERKFKCGMCEKAFKRPQDLREHVSTHTGEVLYTCPNCPMTFFSNANMYKHRQRLHRAEWEADRKKPLPPNIMKISQGASTAMKKRQSGTSLFPQSEPAPAGTQLQKQ from the exons ATGACAGCCTGTGTACTTTGTTTGGGTTCCTCCGATGCTTCCTATGGACTGTTTTCCGATGAAGGGACGCGTCTCAACATAAGGGAGACCATTAACAAACATTTCCTGTTCTTTGAG CTACCCATTGCGGATAATAATTCGGAGGTGATCTGCCGAGACTGCTGGAAAAACGTGAGCAGTTTCAATGAGTTCCATGAGCGAGTGTACATTCtgcaccagcagcggcagagcgaCTCGAAAAGTATTCCAATCGAGTTCTGTGGCGAGACAGAGGCCATCAACCCCCTGCTTGCGGCAGAGCTAGATGCCCTGTCCGAGGGTTTCTTTGCCCCCAGCGCGGTTAAGGTGGAGGTGAACGAATTGGAGCCTCTGACCAAGCTGGAGTTTCTAGAGGACCCGGTGGACACTGATGGACACAAAACTGCTACGAAAAGGCCCAGTGTAAATTCGGACTGGCCCACCAATCCAAAGCGTCGGATAAAGAATGAGCAGGCACTTGGTAGTGATTCAGATGGAGACGTTCCCCTGGCGGAGTTCCTAAATGATTCAAACGGATCATCCGAAAGAAACGGATCTAGCAAAAAGCGCCAACTGAGAAGAAGTACGCGGCGTGGCCGGAAACCTATGCCCAAGCTCGAGTCTCCTGAACGACTGAAAAAAGTATTGGCCTcagatgacgatgatgacaaTGACTTTGTGGCCGCAGAGGCTGTGCTGGGAACGGAAGACAGCGCCAGCTCCTCCAGTGACACCAGCGATGAAGACTCGGACAACAGTTTGCCGGACTTTGAGCCAGAAGAGCGTTACGCTGAGATACCCAAGCGGGTCGTAGTCAAGCCGAAAAAGTACAGAAAGCGTCCCAAGCCCTTGGTCCCACCTGTCCGCATGAGCCGCGAGGAGCTCGAACGGCGCAAGCTCCAGCAAAATGAGTATGATGAAATTATCATCAAGTTCTTCAAAAAGTTGTCCTGCGAAATATGCAATCTCCTGGTCCAGAACTTTGCCGACATGCGACGGCATCACCGCCTCTCGCACAACATCGAATCGGGCTACGTCAGCTGCTGCGGAAAGAAGTTTACGATACGTAAAACATTGGCGGAACATGTCATGGTTCATCAAAACCCCGATCATTTTATGTGCTCCCAATGTGGAAAAGTATTTCAGGACTCCCGCACCTTGGAAATACACGAGCAATCGCACACGAATCCGTCCGACAATACGGATCCCAAGGAGAAGCGGGTTTATCAGTGCGAAAAGTGCCCGAAAACCTTTACCACCAAGGCAGCCATCGAATATCACAATGTATCCAAGCATGTGGCCAAGTCCGATTACAAATTCACCTGCCCAGAATGCAATAAGAA AATTCCCACAGAGCGCAAGCTGAAGGAGCACTTGCGCTATATGCATGACCCTGAAACTGCGATCATGTGCGATAAATGTGGCAAGACATTGCGCTCCCAAACGAATCTCAAAAAGCATCATGAGCTGGAACATTCCGACGAGCCGCGTCCCAAACCGGAGCCCGTGCAGTGCGAGATTTGCGGCACGTGGCTGCGGCATCTGTCCGGCCTTAAGCAGCACATGAATACGGTGCATGAGCCGCCGGGGGGTGAGCACCGCTGTCATATTTGCAACAAGACTTCAACCAACTCCAGAGCCCTCAAGCGACATATTTACCACAATCATCTCTGCGAGCGAAAGTTCAAGTGCGGAATGTGTGAAAAGGCTTTCAAGCGACCGCAAGATTTACGA GAGCACGTCTCCACTCACACCGGAGAGGTCCTCTACACCTGTCCCAACTGTCCAATGACGTTCTTTTCGAATGCAAACATGTACAAACATCGCCAGCGCCTGCATCGCGCCGAATGGGAGGCAGACCGTAAGAAGCCCCTGCCCCCCAACATAATGAAAATCTCGCAGGGTGCCTCCACAGCCATGAAGAAGCGTCAGAGCGGCACGTCCCTGTTCCCACAATCGGAACCAGCGCCAGCTGGTACACAGTTGCAGAAGCAATAG
- the LOC108159108 gene encoding probable ribonuclease ZC3H12C isoform X1 produces MAKRKNKRTPRRIHRHRHKHGLSSPKTTRMLLNKSALRRQVDNSRAETRITAHQTQQITEATSDRTAMSPVGNFTERSAMPSADQPARFKKFKDDRSRNSPKRLQPNAQKKKKKMDRKYIQKLMSSIKKKYRMNKGPHFKRRLEFRNDPPAEAVLPKPKFYRPPKANGSSTPNQNDTIEDGEIVEGLEISDDDDDCVLLEPPTAFINIDDDESDGEPSTSDRSFKAFKRRAELLAPSPQILFKDCHRQTALLRTSKPTNQLLYSTMAKKTVSEASYIVSDDSFETARPKTSQTHADSVIVIDDTITEEDFIPLPPDDPILKSSKTKGKKWSSKRMNDSLFTSAEKKELCKYNRNTFNPSEESEETDNEPKSNKRAVIIDGSNVAFAHGNSNIFSSEGIKYCLQYFDKMGHNAKAVIPAFRKNATKSSNPELLDKLHKEGKIVFTPCKNLPGKMSTSYDDRFILQLAYEWNAAVVSNDNYRDLINENPAFKKIVETRVLGYSWCDNIFILPKDPYGRWGPTLDEILKC; encoded by the exons ATGGCTAAACGTAAGAATAAAAGGACCCCAAGGCGGATACATCGTCATCGGCACAAACACGGACTGTCTTCACCCAAGACCACGCGGATGCTGCTCAACAAGTCGGCCCTAAGAAGACAGGTAGATAATTCTCGCGCCGAAACGAGGATCACG GCTCATCAAACACAGCAAATTACAGAAGCCACCAGCGACAGAACCGCAATGTCACCAGTAGGTAACTTTACAGAGCGTTCCGCGATGCCATCAGCAGACCAACCTGCTCGATTCAAGAAGTTCAAAGATGATCGGAGCAGG AACTCTCCCAAGCGCTTGCAGCCGAACgcacaaaagaaaaagaagaaaatggATCGCAAATACATCCAGAAGCTGATGAGCTCGATCAAGAAGAAATACCGGATGAACAAAGGTCCGCACTTTAAGCGCAGGTTGGAGTTTCGAAACGATCCGCCGGCTGAGGCAGTATTGCCCAAGCCCAAGTTTTATAGACCCCCGAAG GCGAATGGGAGCTCAACTCCAAATCAAAATGATACCATTGAGGATGGAGAAATAGTTGAGGGACTAGAAAtcagcgatgatgatgatgactgcGTGCTACTGGAGCCCCCAACGGCCTTCATAAACATCGATGATGATGAGAGTGATGGCGAGCCCTCTACCAGTGACAGAAGCTTCAAGGCTTTCAAGCGTCGTGCGGAATTGCTCGCCCCATCACCTCAAATACTGTTCAAAGACTGCCATCGCCAGACGGCGCTTCTTAGGACATCGAAACCAACAAATCAACTGCTTTATTCCACCATGGCCAAGAAGACCGTGTCAGAGGCTTCCTACATCGTCTCAGACGATAGCTTCGAAACGGCCAGGCCGAAGACAAGCCAAACACATGCCGATTCTGTCATTGTTATCGATGACACTATTACGGAGGAAGACTTCATTCCGTTGCCACCCGATGATCCAATATTGAAAAGCTCTAAAACGAAGGGAAAGAAGTGGAGTAGCAAGCGAATGAACGACAGCCTGTTCACTTCTGCGGAAAAGAAAGAGCTGTGTAAGTACAATAGAAACACCTTCAATCCCTCAGAGGAATCGGAAGAGACTGACAACGAGCCGAAATCAAACAAGAGAGCGGTGATAATCGATGGCAGCAATGTGGCCTTCGC ACATGGAAATTCCAACATATTCTCCTCGGAGGGCATCAAATATTGCCTGCAGTATTTCGATAAAATGGGCCATAATGCCAAGGCTGTGATACCGGCGTTCCGCAAAAATGCGACCAAATCCTCGAATCCCGAACTTCTGGATAAGCTGCACAAAGAGGGTAAGATCGTATTTACTCCATGCAAGAACTTGCCTGGTAAAATGTCCACCAGCTACGATGATCG CTTCATATTGCAGCTGGCGTACGAGTGGAATGCAGCTGTGGTGTCGAATGATAACTACAGGGATCTGATAAATGAGAATCCAGCATTCAAGAAGATTGTGGAGACTCGCGTTCTTGGCTATTCTTGGTGCGACAACATATTCATACTCCCAAAGGATCCGTATGGACGCTGGGGACCGACACTTGATGAAATACTAAAATGCTAA
- the LOC108159108 gene encoding probable ribonuclease ZC3H12C isoform X2, whose product MAKRKNKRTPRRIHRHRHKHGLSSPKTTRMLLNKSALRRQAHQTQQITEATSDRTAMSPVGNFTERSAMPSADQPARFKKFKDDRSRNSPKRLQPNAQKKKKKMDRKYIQKLMSSIKKKYRMNKGPHFKRRLEFRNDPPAEAVLPKPKFYRPPKANGSSTPNQNDTIEDGEIVEGLEISDDDDDCVLLEPPTAFINIDDDESDGEPSTSDRSFKAFKRRAELLAPSPQILFKDCHRQTALLRTSKPTNQLLYSTMAKKTVSEASYIVSDDSFETARPKTSQTHADSVIVIDDTITEEDFIPLPPDDPILKSSKTKGKKWSSKRMNDSLFTSAEKKELCKYNRNTFNPSEESEETDNEPKSNKRAVIIDGSNVAFAHGNSNIFSSEGIKYCLQYFDKMGHNAKAVIPAFRKNATKSSNPELLDKLHKEGKIVFTPCKNLPGKMSTSYDDRFILQLAYEWNAAVVSNDNYRDLINENPAFKKIVETRVLGYSWCDNIFILPKDPYGRWGPTLDEILKC is encoded by the exons ATGGCTAAACGTAAGAATAAAAGGACCCCAAGGCGGATACATCGTCATCGGCACAAACACGGACTGTCTTCACCCAAGACCACGCGGATGCTGCTCAACAAGTCGGCCCTAAGAAGACAG GCTCATCAAACACAGCAAATTACAGAAGCCACCAGCGACAGAACCGCAATGTCACCAGTAGGTAACTTTACAGAGCGTTCCGCGATGCCATCAGCAGACCAACCTGCTCGATTCAAGAAGTTCAAAGATGATCGGAGCAGG AACTCTCCCAAGCGCTTGCAGCCGAACgcacaaaagaaaaagaagaaaatggATCGCAAATACATCCAGAAGCTGATGAGCTCGATCAAGAAGAAATACCGGATGAACAAAGGTCCGCACTTTAAGCGCAGGTTGGAGTTTCGAAACGATCCGCCGGCTGAGGCAGTATTGCCCAAGCCCAAGTTTTATAGACCCCCGAAG GCGAATGGGAGCTCAACTCCAAATCAAAATGATACCATTGAGGATGGAGAAATAGTTGAGGGACTAGAAAtcagcgatgatgatgatgactgcGTGCTACTGGAGCCCCCAACGGCCTTCATAAACATCGATGATGATGAGAGTGATGGCGAGCCCTCTACCAGTGACAGAAGCTTCAAGGCTTTCAAGCGTCGTGCGGAATTGCTCGCCCCATCACCTCAAATACTGTTCAAAGACTGCCATCGCCAGACGGCGCTTCTTAGGACATCGAAACCAACAAATCAACTGCTTTATTCCACCATGGCCAAGAAGACCGTGTCAGAGGCTTCCTACATCGTCTCAGACGATAGCTTCGAAACGGCCAGGCCGAAGACAAGCCAAACACATGCCGATTCTGTCATTGTTATCGATGACACTATTACGGAGGAAGACTTCATTCCGTTGCCACCCGATGATCCAATATTGAAAAGCTCTAAAACGAAGGGAAAGAAGTGGAGTAGCAAGCGAATGAACGACAGCCTGTTCACTTCTGCGGAAAAGAAAGAGCTGTGTAAGTACAATAGAAACACCTTCAATCCCTCAGAGGAATCGGAAGAGACTGACAACGAGCCGAAATCAAACAAGAGAGCGGTGATAATCGATGGCAGCAATGTGGCCTTCGC ACATGGAAATTCCAACATATTCTCCTCGGAGGGCATCAAATATTGCCTGCAGTATTTCGATAAAATGGGCCATAATGCCAAGGCTGTGATACCGGCGTTCCGCAAAAATGCGACCAAATCCTCGAATCCCGAACTTCTGGATAAGCTGCACAAAGAGGGTAAGATCGTATTTACTCCATGCAAGAACTTGCCTGGTAAAATGTCCACCAGCTACGATGATCG CTTCATATTGCAGCTGGCGTACGAGTGGAATGCAGCTGTGGTGTCGAATGATAACTACAGGGATCTGATAAATGAGAATCCAGCATTCAAGAAGATTGTGGAGACTCGCGTTCTTGGCTATTCTTGGTGCGACAACATATTCATACTCCCAAAGGATCCGTATGGACGCTGGGGACCGACACTTGATGAAATACTAAAATGCTAA
- the LOC117185813 gene encoding uncharacterized protein LOC117185813: protein MEEIWKKVCSHYDVPEQVANEWFTRIQEHLSDDSPSRAYHNWNQMMQRKESHLAECTNPNIVLAAFFQYYHFDGNRSCVEENCEVFQEFCKEATIEDDDTKSLVCNLLGRKTPENEVHWCHDDEANLLQDVDLVVLASSPEEYKHYTTLLRSEYANLDDATYKAMRIKVLETLLLIPSIYATGEYHDKYEEQARANIRSEILELKK, encoded by the exons ATGGAAGAGATCTGGAAGAAAGTCTGCAGCCACTACGATGTGCCCGAGCAGGTGGCCAATGAGTGGTTCACTCGCATCCAGGAGCATCTGAGTGACGACAGTCCCTCGCGGGCCTACCACAACTGGAACCAGATGATGCAGCGCAAGGAGTCGCACCTGGCCGAGTGCACCAATCCGAACATTGTGCTGGCTGCATTCTTTCAGTATTACCACTTTGATGGCAACCGCAGCTGTGTAGAGGAAAACTGCGAGGTATTCCAGGAGTTCTGCAAGGAAGCCACCATCGAAGAT GATGATACCAAGAGTCTGGTGTGCAACCTGTTGGGACGCAAAACTCCCGAGAACGAAGTGCACTGGTGCCACGACGATGAAGCCAATTTGTTGCAGGATGTGGATTTGGTGGTGCTGGC CTCCTCACCGGAGGAGTACAAGCACTATACAACGCTTCTGCGTTCCGAATACGCAAATCTCGATGATGCGACATACAAGGCCATGCGCATTAAGGTTCTGGAGACACTATTGCTTATACCATCAATATATGCAACTGGGGAGTACCACGACAAGTACGAGGAGCAGGCCCGTGCCAATATACGCAGCGAGATACTCGAGTTGAAGAAGTAA